A DNA window from Anas acuta chromosome 4, bAnaAcu1.1, whole genome shotgun sequence contains the following coding sequences:
- the C4H4orf33 gene encoding UPF0462 protein C4orf33 homolog isoform X2 has translation MEFTIEHTWDDLPVSHKPVTIGLKSYDGGLLMVVNAPFFNDPPAPLGEPGKPFRNLWDYEVVEAFFLNDRTEQYLEVELCPHGQHLLLLLSGKRRVWKEELPLEFEVTRMETKWEGKAHLPWNYFPPCTNKFNAFAIHGSGDQRKHEALHPVPRCELQEGQKPDFHRLEFFKELNLKRLMGEDWKQPESDIWESHAN, from the exons ATGGAATTCACAATTGAACACACGTGGGATGATTTACCTGTGAGCCACAAGCCAGTAACAATTGGGCTGAAGTCATATGACGGAGGGCTGCTAATGGTAGTCAACGCTCCCTTCTTTAATGATCCTCCAGCACCACTTGGAGAGCCAGGGAAGCCCTTCAGAAACTTGTGGGACTATGAGG ttgtagAGGCATTTTTCTTGAATGACAGAACTGAACAGTATTTAGAAGTTGAACTTTGTCC TCATGGACAACACTTATTGTTGCTGCTTTCTGGCAAAAGAAGAGTATGGAAA GAAGAACTTCCCTTGGAATTTGAGGTGACCAGAATGGAAACCAAATGGGAGGGTAAAGCTCATCTTCCTTGGAATTATTTTCCACCATGCACTAACAAGTTTAACGCATTTGCAATTCATGGCTCAGGAGACCAGAGAAAACATGAAGCACTTCATCCTGTGCCTCGATGTGAACTTCAAGAAGGACAGAAACCAGATTT TCATCGTTTGGAATTTTTCAAAGAATTGAATCTGAAGAGActaatgggagaagactggaaGCAGCCTGAGTCAGATATTTGGGAGTCTCACGCCAATTAG
- the C4H4orf33 gene encoding UPF0462 protein C4orf33 homolog isoform X1 has translation MQNIKMEFTIEHTWDDLPVSHKPVTIGLKSYDGGLLMVVNAPFFNDPPAPLGEPGKPFRNLWDYEVVEAFFLNDRTEQYLEVELCPHGQHLLLLLSGKRRVWKEELPLEFEVTRMETKWEGKAHLPWNYFPPCTNKFNAFAIHGSGDQRKHEALHPVPRCELQEGQKPDFHRLEFFKELNLKRLMGEDWKQPESDIWESHAN, from the exons ATGCAGAATATTAAAATGGAATTCACAATTGAACACACGTGGGATGATTTACCTGTGAGCCACAAGCCAGTAACAATTGGGCTGAAGTCATATGACGGAGGGCTGCTAATGGTAGTCAACGCTCCCTTCTTTAATGATCCTCCAGCACCACTTGGAGAGCCAGGGAAGCCCTTCAGAAACTTGTGGGACTATGAGG ttgtagAGGCATTTTTCTTGAATGACAGAACTGAACAGTATTTAGAAGTTGAACTTTGTCC TCATGGACAACACTTATTGTTGCTGCTTTCTGGCAAAAGAAGAGTATGGAAA GAAGAACTTCCCTTGGAATTTGAGGTGACCAGAATGGAAACCAAATGGGAGGGTAAAGCTCATCTTCCTTGGAATTATTTTCCACCATGCACTAACAAGTTTAACGCATTTGCAATTCATGGCTCAGGAGACCAGAGAAAACATGAAGCACTTCATCCTGTGCCTCGATGTGAACTTCAAGAAGGACAGAAACCAGATTT TCATCGTTTGGAATTTTTCAAAGAATTGAATCTGAAGAGActaatgggagaagactggaaGCAGCCTGAGTCAGATATTTGGGAGTCTCACGCCAATTAG